A window of Nodularia sp. LEGE 06071 contains these coding sequences:
- the hypF gene encoding carbamoyltransferase HypF, with protein MEEIRVRGTVQGVGFRPTVYRLATVCGLLGDVCNDGEGVLIRVSGSEVAITEFINKLYIECPPLGKIQELTRVSYEGDGDFTDFVISHSVSSSKNTEVTPDAAICPQCQQEIFDPFSRFYRYPFTNCTHCGPRFSIIRGIPYDRCNTSMSAFAMCAECEREYENVENRRFHAQPVACHTCGPKAWLERADGQPVTASMFSMMDDVDAVCTLLQKGEIVAIKGLGGIHLACDATQEAAVQKLRQRKRRYHKPLALMARDMAVIADYCTINDTEKELLVSAAAPIVLLQKNPECLIAPSVSPGLNYLGFMLPYTPLHHLILRRMNRPIVLTSGNIADEPQCIDNEEARENLSHIADYFLLHNRDIVNRVDDSVARVIDNQVKIIRRARGYAPAPMILPPGFEKVTPILAMGSELKNTFCLLREGEAILSQHLGDLETAAAFHAYQDTLNLYLNLFEHQPEVIAIDKHPEYLSTKLGKELASVNKLKLHPIQHHHAHIAACMAENGIPLNSAPVLGIALDGLGYDEDGKFWGGEFLLADYRQFQRLATFKPVAMIGGEKAIYQPWRNTYAHLLSADIWDESQQKYPDLEIIKFLQQQPLKLLKKAVEQGINSPPASSVGRLFDAVAAAIGIYPEECSYEGQAAIAMEALVNPINLNNHEETLNYPFHLNFSDSIYYIDSKPMWQALLQDLQKQISQSEIATKFHKSLAQIIVDVVKHLSQKNLINQVVLTGGVFQNCILLTQVTQGLQTLGINVITHSLLPSNDGNISLGQAVITAAQLIPNS; from the coding sequence ATGGAAGAGATTAGGGTTCGGGGGACTGTTCAAGGTGTGGGATTTCGTCCTACTGTTTATCGTCTGGCTACGGTTTGTGGGTTGTTGGGTGATGTTTGTAATGATGGGGAGGGTGTTTTAATTCGGGTTTCTGGGAGTGAGGTGGCTATTACTGAGTTTATCAATAAACTATATATTGAATGTCCTCCTTTGGGGAAAATTCAGGAGTTGACAAGAGTTAGTTATGAAGGTGATGGGGATTTTACTGATTTTGTGATTTCTCATAGTGTGAGTAGTTCTAAAAATACAGAAGTTACTCCTGATGCGGCGATTTGTCCCCAATGTCAACAGGAAATTTTTGACCCTTTTAGCCGTTTTTATCGTTACCCTTTTACTAATTGTACTCATTGCGGTCCTCGCTTCAGTATTATTCGTGGGATTCCTTACGATAGATGCAATACCAGTATGTCTGCGTTTGCTATGTGTGCTGAATGTGAACGGGAGTATGAAAATGTGGAAAATCGTCGTTTTCACGCCCAACCTGTAGCTTGTCATACTTGCGGACCGAAAGCTTGGCTAGAACGGGCTGATGGTCAACCTGTGACGGCTTCGATGTTTTCGATGATGGATGATGTTGATGCTGTTTGTACTTTGTTGCAAAAAGGTGAGATTGTGGCTATTAAAGGGTTGGGTGGTATTCATCTAGCTTGTGACGCAACTCAAGAAGCTGCTGTACAAAAATTGCGTCAGCGTAAACGACGTTATCACAAACCTTTGGCTTTAATGGCGCGGGATATGGCAGTAATTGCCGATTATTGTACTATTAACGATACAGAAAAGGAATTATTAGTAAGTGCTGCTGCGCCTATTGTATTGTTACAAAAAAATCCTGAATGTCTAATTGCGCCTTCAGTTTCACCGGGACTAAATTATCTCGGTTTTATGTTACCTTACACGCCTTTACATCATTTAATTTTGCGGCGGATGAATCGCCCTATTGTGTTAACCAGTGGGAATATTGCTGATGAACCTCAATGTATTGATAATGAAGAAGCTAGAGAAAACTTAAGTCACATTGCGGATTATTTTCTTTTACATAATCGGGATATTGTCAACCGAGTAGATGATTCTGTTGCTAGGGTGATTGATAATCAAGTAAAAATTATTCGCCGGGCTAGGGGATATGCACCAGCACCGATGATTTTACCACCGGGATTTGAGAAGGTAACGCCAATTTTAGCGATGGGTAGTGAGTTAAAAAATACCTTTTGTTTATTACGCGAAGGTGAAGCAATTCTTTCTCAACATTTGGGCGATTTAGAAACCGCTGCGGCTTTTCATGCTTATCAAGATACACTCAATCTATATTTAAATTTATTTGAACATCAACCAGAAGTGATCGCTATCGATAAACACCCCGAATATCTTTCCACAAAACTCGGTAAAGAACTCGCATCTGTTAATAAACTTAAACTTCACCCTATCCAACATCATCACGCCCATATTGCTGCTTGTATGGCAGAAAATGGGATTCCTTTAAATTCAGCCCCAGTTTTAGGGATTGCTTTAGATGGATTAGGTTATGACGAAGACGGCAAATTTTGGGGAGGAGAATTTCTCTTAGCAGATTATCGTCAATTTCAGCGACTCGCAACATTTAAACCAGTGGCGATGATTGGCGGTGAAAAAGCAATTTATCAGCCTTGGCGTAACACCTACGCCCACTTACTCAGTGCCGATATTTGGGATGAAAGTCAACAAAAATATCCTGACTTGGAAATTATCAAATTTTTACAGCAACAGCCCTTAAAGCTACTTAAAAAAGCTGTAGAACAAGGAATTAACTCACCTCCAGCCTCATCCGTAGGGAGGTTGTTTGATGCAGTAGCTGCGGCTATCGGCATTTATCCAGAAGAATGTAGCTATGAAGGACAAGCTGCGATCGCAATGGAAGCCTTAGTCAATCCTATCAACTTAAATAATCATGAAGAAACCCTAAATTATCCTTTTCACCTTAACTTTTCCGATAGCATTTATTATATAGACTCAAAACCAATGTGGCAAGCCCTGCTTCAAGACTTGCAAAAACAGATTAGTCAATCAGAGATAGCCACAAAATTTCATAAAAGTTTAGCTCAAATTATTGTTGATGTAGTTAAACATCTTTCTCAAAAAAACCTGATTAATCAAGTCGTATTAACCGGAGGAGTATTTCAGAACTGCATTTTATTAACACAAGTTACCCAAGGTTTACAAACTTTAGGAATAAACGTAATAACTCACAGTTTACTCCCCTCCAACGACGGCAACATATCACTAGGACAAGCAGTAATTACAGCCGCCCAATTAATCCCCAACTCTTAA